A single window of Crassostrea angulata isolate pt1a10 chromosome 8, ASM2561291v2, whole genome shotgun sequence DNA harbors:
- the LOC128160712 gene encoding uncharacterized protein LOC128160712, whose amino-acid sequence MSNMDSVQELIAAGERLGYKDDGLKKYVSDQQKFQREERAEIRQKEKDEREHQLMMERLYYEMKMKELEEEHELEMTERTARGKAVDAMVKPNLPKIPPFEENKDEIDSYLRRFERYATAMGWEKSLWSTHLSALLKGRALDVYALMSTAKVSDYDELKAALLREVDNARKPHDPDPEWKPNTVSTVETRKQVKDKQKAYPPLKVPEIVKEEIGPEDILREQQADPSLETARQYAREGRTSRDGKVKWIERKGLLYREYEGLEKDRGKTYCQLIVPAKFRHIVMKLAHESIMSGHLAIQRTISRILSEFFWPGMQSEIKRFCQSCDTCQRTVSKGKVSKVPLDSMPLIDVPFKRVAVDIVGPLHPPTDKGNRFILTLVDYATRFPQAKALPGIDTERVAESLLEMFSYTGTPEEILTDMGSQFTSGLMKEVSRLISLKQLTTTPYHPMCNGLVERFNGTLKQMLKRMCIDRPKDWDKYLPTVLFAYREVPQESLGFAPFELLYGRTVRGPMTILKELWTKEIQDQQVKSTYQYVLDLRERLESTWELAQENLKKATHRHKVYFDKKARVRNMKPGEKVLVLLPSDSNKLLMQWQGPYQIVKRLGKVDYQLEVKGKVKTYHANMLKKYVERCEPVVDCVMSVVDSEQIDDSDVECSQETDFLEVQSRETHVDVDVNPELSREEKQKMKELLYRYSDVLSDVPGHTHVLEHEIWSTTDRPVRVSPRQIPFAMMDTVKDEVSKMLEFGVIEPSDSPYSSPIVLVVKKDYTYRFCVDFRALNRITVFDAEPMPDVDAMFAKLSGHNTSNFLSSHA is encoded by the exons ATGTCTAATATGGATTCAGTACAAGAGTTAATAGCTGCAGGTGAAAGGTTAGGTTACAAAGATGATGGGTTGAAAAAATATGTTAGTGATCAACAGAAATTTCAGAGAGAAGAGAGAGCAGAAATACGTCAAAAGGAAAAAGATGAAAGAGAACATCAACTTATGATGGAACGTTTGTACTACGAAATGAAAATGAAGGAGTTAGAAGAGGAACACGAGTTAGAAATGACAGAGAGAACTGCTAGAGGTAAGGCTGTTGACGCAATGGTTAAGCCCAATCTTCCCAAAATTCCTCCATTCGAAGAGAATAAAGATGAGATCGATAGCTATTTGAGAAGGTTTGAGAGATATGCTACCGCTATGGGTTGGGAAAAATCGTTGTGGTCTACACATTTAAGTGCTCTGTTAAAAGGACGAGCTTTGGATGTCTATGCTCTCATGTCTACAGCAAAAGTCAGTGATTACGATGAGCTCAAAGCAGCTTTACTTC GTGAAGTAGATAATGCAAGAAAACCACATGATCCAGATCCAGAATGGAAACCAAACACTGTGTCTACTGTGGAGACGCGAAAGCAGGTAAAAGACAAACAGAAAGCATACCCACCACTCAAGGTTCCTGAAATCGTCAAAGAGGAAATCGGTCCTGAGGACATACTGCGAGAACAACAAGCAGATCCTTCGCTAGAAACAGCACGTCAGTATGCAAGAGAAGGTCGAACATCACGTGATGGTAAAGTAAAATGGATTGAAAGGAAAGGTTTACTATACCGTGAATATGAAGGATTAGAAAAAGATAGAGGTAAAACCTATTGTCAGCTCATTGTTCCTGCAAAGTTTCGCCATATTGTAATGAAGTTGGCTCATGAATCAATTATGTCAGGGCACTTAGCAATACAGAGAACGATTTCTAGAATTTTGTCAGAATTCTTTTGGCCAGGTATGCAGTCCGAGATCAAACGGTTCTGTCAATCTTGTGATACCTGTCAAAGGACAGTGTCAAAAGGAAAGGTGAGTAAAGTTCCGTTAGATAGCATGCCTTTGATAGATGTACCTTTCAAAAGAGTTGCAGTCGACATTGTGGGTCCATTACATCCTCCTACTGATAAAGGTAATCGCTTTATTTTAACGTTAGTAGATTACGCTACAAGGTTTCCACAAGCCAAGGCTCTTCCTGGAATAGATACCGAGCGGGTAGCTGAATCTCTTCTCGAAATGTTTTCTTATACAGGCACACCAGAGGAAATCTTGACAGACATGGGAAGTCAGTTTACTTCAGGGCTTATGAAAGAGGTTAGTAGGCTCATTTCATTGAAACAGCTGACCACTACGCCATATCACCCTATGTGTAACGGGCTAGTGGAACGTTTCAACGGTACACTCAAACAAATGCTGAAGCGTATGTGTATAGATAGACCTAAAGATTGGGATAAATATTTACCCACTGTGCTTTTTGCATATCGTGAGGTTCCCCAAGAAAGCCTCGGGTTTGCTCCCTTTGAGTTATTGTATGGCCGTACTGTTCGGGGACCAATGACAATTCTGAAAGAATTGTGGACAAAAGAAATCCAAGATCAGCAGGTAAAGTCTACATACCAATACGTTTTAGATCTCCGAGAGCGGTTAGAATCAACATGGGAGTTAGCGCAGGAGAATCTGAAGAAAGCAACACATAGACATAAAGTGTACTTTGACAAGAAGGCTAGAGTGCGGAATATGAAACCAGGTGAGAAAGTTTTGGTTCTTTTGCCATCTGATAGTAACAAGCTCCTAATGCAGTGGCAAGGTCCATACCAAATAGtgaaaagattaggtaaagtaGACTATCAGTTAGAAGTAAAGGGCAAAGTAAAGACATATCATGCAAACATGTTGAAGAAATATGTAGAAAGATGTGAACCAGTTGTGGATTGTGTTATGTCAGTTGTAGATTCAGAACAGATTGATGACTCAGATGTTGAGTGTAGTCAAGAAACAGATTTCTTGGAAGTTCAGTCTCGAGAAACACACGTTGATGTAGATGTAAATCCAGAGCTTAGTAGAGAGGAAAAGCAGAAAATGAAAGAACTTCTGTACAGGTATAGTGATGTTTTGTCAGACGTACCAGGGCATACGCATGTACTCGAACATGAGATATGGTCGACAACAGATAGACCTGTAAGAGTAAGTCCAAGACAAATCCCGTTCGCTATGATGGACACTGTTAAAGATGAGGTGAGCAAGATGCTAGAATTTGGGGTCATAGAACCTTCAGATAGTCCCTATTCATCCCCAATAGTCCTTGTGGTCAAGAAAGACTACACTTATCGCTTTTGTGTTGATTTTAGGGCTCTCAATCGTATCACTGTGTTTGACGCTGAACCAATGCCAGATGTCGATGCAATGTTTGCTAAACTATCAGGTCATAA CACCAGCAACTTTTTGTCGTCTCATGCGTGA